From a single Brassica napus cultivar Da-Ae chromosome C9, Da-Ae, whole genome shotgun sequence genomic region:
- the LOC106423651 gene encoding uncharacterized protein LOC106423651 → MKAPDSFRNLGFWCDFHRDHGHKTEDYIALKIEVNELLRKGHLREFLSEKAMSHLSKETTSKPTEAAPVSPPQQDRVIHVISGGSKISGIRHAAAKKSTWNAKHGLEAAMPKRQLLGTDEISFTAKEQERVLTPHHDALVISLTVANCLVKKILVDNGSSGNIIFQAAYKDLGLEEDALTRRITPL, encoded by the coding sequence ATGAAAGCCCCCGACTCTTTCCGGAACCTTGGCTTCTGGTGCGACTTCCATCGAGACCACGGTCACAAAACGGAGGACTACATCGCACTAAAGATCGAGGTCAACGAGCTGCTTAGGAAAGGGCACCTCAGGGAGTTCCTTTCCGAGAAGGCTATGAGCCATCTAAGCAAGGAGACAACGAGTAAGCCCACTGAAGCTGCTCCCGTCTCGCCACCGCAACAGGACCGAGTTATCCATGTCATTTCTGGCGGTTCGAAAATCAGCGGCATAAGACATGCAGCTGCGAAGAAAAGCACCTGGAACGCCAAGCACGGCCTAGAGGCAGCCATGCCAAAACGCCAGCTCCTAGGAACAGACGAGATAAGCTTCACGGCCAAGGAGCAGGAGAGAGTTCTCACTCCGCATCACGACGCCCTGGTTATTTCACTCACTGTAGCGAACTGCCTGGTAAAAAAGATACTGGTAGATAATGGAAGCTCcggcaacatcatcttccaggcCGCATACAAGGATCTGGGGCTGGAGGAAGACGCTCTAACTCGGAGGATAACCCCCTTATAG